From the genome of Gracilinanus agilis isolate LMUSP501 chromosome 2, AgileGrace, whole genome shotgun sequence, one region includes:
- the TMEM30B gene encoding cell cycle control protein 50B, which yields MAWSATSPGANQPDNTAFTQQRLPAWQPLLSASITLPLFFCVGLAFIGLGLGLYYSSNGIKEMEYDYTGEPGTGNCTACARVGERVAPPHANCTCQWCFSLPELFQGPVFLYYELSNFYQNNRRYVVSRDNEQLSGLASALRHPANECAPYQRSSTGLPIAPCGAIANSLFNDSFKLLHQRQPNGPYVEVPLDRTGIAWWTDYHVKFHNPAPINGSLKLAFHGTAKPPNWPRPVYDLSPDPNNTGFVNQDFVVWMRTAALPTFRKLYARIRHGNYSAGLPRGTYCVNITYNYPVLAFGGQKRIIFSSISWMGGKNPFLGIAYLTFGSLCIVTGFVMLVVYIRYQDENGDGDDDE from the coding sequence ATGGCCTGGAGCGCGACGTCGCCCGGGGCCAACCAGCCAGACAACACAGCCTTTACGCAACAGCGCCTGCCGGCCTGGCAGCCGCTGCTGTCGGCCAGCATCACCCTGCCGCTCTTTTTCTGCGTGGGCTTGGCCTTCATCGGTTTGGGCCTAGGCCTCTACTACTCCTCCAATGGCATCAAGGAGATGGAGTACGACTACACGGGCGAGCCAGGCACCGGCAATTGCACGGCCTGCGCCCGGGTCGGGGAGCGAGTAGCCCCGCCCCACGCCAACTGCACCTGCCAGTGGTGCTTCTCACTGCCTGAGCTCTTCCAGGGCCCTGTGTTCCTCTACTATGAATTGTCCAACTTTTACCAGAATAACCGCCGCTACGTGGTCTCGCGAGACAACGAGCAGCTCAGTGGGCTGGCGAGTGCGCTGCGTCACCCCGCCAATGAGTGCGCGCCCTACCAGCGCAGTTCCACCGGCCTGCCCATCGCTCCGTGCGGCGCCATAGCCAACAGCCTCTTCAACGACTCATTCAAGCTGCTGCACCAGCGCCAGCCCAATGGCCCCTACGTCGAGGTGCCGCTGGACCGCACCGGCATCGCTTGGTGGACAGACTACCACGTCAAGTTCCACAATCCGGCACCCATCAACGGCAGCCTGAAGCTGGCCTTTCATGGCACAGCCAAGCCGCCCAACTGGCCTCGTCCAGTCTATGACCTAAGCCCGGATCCCAACAACACAGGCTTCGTGAATCAGGATTTCGTGGTGTGGATGCGCACAGCAGCGCTGCCCACGTTCCGCAAGCTGTACGCACGCATCCGCCATGGCAACTACTCAGCTGGGCTGCCACGCGGGACCTACTGCGTGAATATCACCTACAACTATCCGGTCCTCGCCTTCGGGGGCCAGAAGCGCATCATCTTCAGCAGCATCTCGTGGATGGGGGGCAAGAATCCCTTCCTGGGCATCGCCTACCTGACTTTTGGCTCCCTCTGCATTGTCACTGGCTTCGTCATGCTCGTCGTGTACATCCGGTATCAGGACGAGAATGGCGACGGAGATGACGACGAGTGA